The Desulfococcus multivorans DNA window AGCCGTGTGCATGATCATTGCTTCGGATCAGGGGATGTGCGGACAGTTCAACGAGGCAATCCTGAAGCACGCCCTGGCACAGGCTCCCGGGCTTGCGGGAGAGGGATCGGAACTCGCCTTCTGGACCTTTGGAGAGAAACTTCGAGGCGCCCTGGCCGATGCCGGGTATCGGGATCAAGGCCATTTTGCCGCTCCCGGCAGCCTTTCCACCATCCACGAGAAGGTTCGGGCGGTGATCCAACGGATTGAGCAGTGGCGATCGGAAAAGGGAACCGAACACTTTTATATCTGTCATAACGTGGTCATCGAAAGAGGCGGCTATCGACAGGTCTGTGTCCGGCTCCTGCCCTTGGACAGGACGTGGGCGCTTGCCCACGCCAGGGAAAAATGGCCCGGCCGGTGTATCCCCATGCTTGGCCTGCCGGGGAATCTCATGTTCAAACATCTTTTGCGACAATACCTGTTCGCTGCGTTATTCCGCGCCTTTGCCCAATCCCTGGCCGGTGAAAACGCGGCGCGACTGATGGCCATGCAGGCGGCCGAAAAAAACATTCTGGAGCTTCTCGACAATCTTCAGGCCGGTTTCCGGGAATTGCGACAGAATTCCATTACCGACGAACTCCTGGATATCATCTCCGGGTTCGAGGCCTTGAACGACGAAAACCCCGCCCTGTAACGAAAAACGATTCCTTTTGATCGCTCTTTTTGCTGCCCGGGTATCCGCGCACTGCGGCGGTGCTCAAGGCGGCCGTGCGATGCATTACCGGTGTTCGCGGGTTTTTGTAAAAA harbors:
- a CDS encoding F0F1 ATP synthase subunit gamma, with the protein product MMQTLEALGRKIRTAHDLLGVVKTMKSLAAVSIRQYERAVESLEAYRRVIDAGWRVLLRHGVADVRESPLKGAVCMIIASDQGMCGQFNEAILKHALAQAPGLAGEGSELAFWTFGEKLRGALADAGYRDQGHFAAPGSLSTIHEKVRAVIQRIEQWRSEKGTEHFYICHNVVIERGGYRQVCVRLLPLDRTWALAHAREKWPGRCIPMLGLPGNLMFKHLLRQYLFAALFRAFAQSLAGENAARLMAMQAAEKNILELLDNLQAGFRELRQNSITDELLDIISGFEALNDENPAL